The Mustela lutreola isolate mMusLut2 chromosome 3, mMusLut2.pri, whole genome shotgun sequence genome includes a region encoding these proteins:
- the COMMD5 gene encoding COMM domain-containing protein 5, whose translation MSAVGTAASYLHYPADSHSGRASFLGAQLPPEVAAMPRLLGDLDRGTFRKLLKLVVSSLQGEDCREAVQRLKASADLSEERLGVLLAGTNTLLQQAIRLPPASLKPDAFQDQLQELCIPQDLVTDLASVVFGSQRPLLNSVARQQGAWLPHVSHLCWRVDVAISTSALARSLQPSVLMQLKLSDGSAHRFEIPTAKFQELRYSVALVLKEMADLEKRCELKLQA comes from the coding sequence atgTCTGCCGTGGGGACTGCAGCCTCATACCTGCATTACCCTGCCGACAGTCACAGCGGCCGGGCGAGTTTCCTGGGGGCCCAGCTCCCCCCAGAAGTGGCCGCAATGCCCCGGCTCCTGGGAGACCTGGACAGGGGCACATTCAGAAAGTTGCTGAAGCTGGTGGTCAGCAGTCTGCAGGGAGAGGACTGCCGAGAGGCTGTGCAGCGCCTCAAGGCTAGTGCAGACCTGTCAGAAGAACGGCTCGGTGTCCTCCTCGCCGGCACAAACACTCTGCTCCAGCAGGCCATCCGGCTGCCCCCAGCCAGCCTGAAGCCCGACGCTTTCCAGGATCAGCTCCAGGAGCTCTGCATCCCCCAAGACCTGGTTACAGACTTGGCCAGTGTGGTGTTTGGCAGCCAACGGCCTCTCCTCAACTCTGTGGCCAGGCAGCAGGGGGCCTGGCTGCCTCATGTTTCCCACTTGTGCTGGAGGGTGGATGTGGCCATCTCCACCAGTGCCCTGGCACGTTCCCTACAGCCAAGTGTCCTGATGCAGCTGAAGCTTTCAGACGGCTCGGCACACCGCTTTGAGATCCCCACGGCCAAGTTCCAAGAGCTGCGGTACAGCGTGGCGCTGGTCCTCAAGGAGATGGCTGACCTGGAGAAGAGGTGTGAGCTCAAACTGCAGGCCTGA